The following coding sequences lie in one Mucilaginibacter sp. KACC 22773 genomic window:
- a CDS encoding Crp/Fnr family transcriptional regulator, which produces MTDKNDKLSEQLRNFAQLSDKDITDSQLFWKARKMRKGDFFNMQQMVCNDLGLIAKGIFRIYFRHPDTSEDKNIFFFSEGQFVVSFRSFVTRNPCWYFIEAMEDSEIFFISHKDLHGLYESHPNWGKFGRLLAELFFTIAQTRTEELLFFSPEERYTRLLKAHPAIIERIPAYHISSYLGITNPSLSRIRKRIENKKLK; this is translated from the coding sequence ATGACAGATAAAAACGATAAACTATCTGAACAGCTAAGGAATTTCGCGCAGCTGAGCGACAAAGATATTACCGACAGTCAGCTGTTTTGGAAAGCGCGAAAAATGCGCAAAGGGGATTTTTTTAATATGCAACAGATGGTGTGCAATGACCTCGGTTTGATCGCCAAAGGTATCTTCCGCATCTATTTTCGTCACCCGGATACCTCGGAAGATAAGAACATTTTCTTTTTTTCGGAGGGTCAGTTCGTCGTTTCCTTCCGAAGTTTCGTCACCCGCAACCCTTGCTGGTACTTTATTGAAGCGATGGAGGATTCGGAAATTTTTTTTATCTCCCATAAGGATCTTCATGGTTTATATGAAAGCCATCCAAACTGGGGGAAATTCGGCAGGCTGCTTGCCGAATTGTTTTTTACCATTGCGCAAACGCGCACTGAAGAACTGCTCTTTTTTTCGCCCGAAGAGCGCTATACCAGGTTACTAAAGGCGCATCCGGCAATTATTGAACGCATCCCGGCCTATCATATCTCGTCGTACCTGGGTATTACCAACCCTTCGCTGAGCAGGATCCGAAAACGCATTGAGAATAAAAAACTAAAATAG
- a CDS encoding alpha/beta fold hydrolase has product MKQSMILLHGLFGGLSNWAGVVKYFENRYDMYIPELPLYEKHEGDTVRYLVDFLATMIDAAKLTKVILVGNSLGGHIAIRYSYQYPHKVDRLVLTGSSGLYENTQVGSYFKRGNYGYIRERVAATFYDPAVATDDLVAEVLEVTTNAYKCLSIIKCAKSTQRDQVLTLLPEISKPVLLIWGEEDRITPPAVARQFRENLPDAALVMLPECGHAPMMEKPAAFNAALQEFIK; this is encoded by the coding sequence ATGAAGCAAAGCATGATCCTGCTGCATGGCCTATTCGGCGGCTTAAGCAACTGGGCCGGTGTGGTCAAATATTTTGAGAACCGTTATGATATGTATATTCCCGAACTGCCTTTATACGAAAAACATGAGGGGGATACTGTAAGATACCTGGTTGATTTTTTGGCTACTATGATCGATGCTGCGAAATTAACTAAAGTGATATTAGTTGGCAATTCGCTGGGCGGCCATATCGCGATACGTTACAGCTACCAATATCCGCATAAGGTTGATAGATTAGTCCTGACCGGCAGTTCCGGCCTGTATGAAAACACCCAGGTGGGCAGTTACTTTAAGCGCGGTAATTACGGCTACATCCGGGAACGGGTGGCGGCAACATTTTATGATCCGGCGGTTGCTACCGATGATCTGGTTGCTGAAGTGCTGGAGGTTACCACTAATGCTTATAAATGCTTAAGCATTATTAAATGCGCTAAATCTACCCAAAGAGACCAGGTGCTCACGCTGCTTCCGGAAATCAGCAAACCGGTATTATTGATATGGGGTGAGGAAGATCGCATCACCCCTCCCGCAGTTGCACGGCAATTCCGGGAGAACCTGCCAGATGCAGCGTTAGTGATGCTACCGGAATGCGGGCATGCCCCCATGATGGAAAAACCAGCGGCGTTTAATGCCGCTTTACAAGAATTTATAAAATGA
- a CDS encoding Crp/Fnr family transcriptional regulator: MKHDLPYWYEPLKKKYPVVTDAEWALLNRIASVKHIRKGDPFLKYGKVARYSAFVISGLFKFSIQDEESDEKIIRFGFPTDFLANCESYNKKAPSAVSITALEDAVILKLNIKKLQPLYDLHMNLLHVNLDLYREISEQQSEHQHILSLKSPLGRYRYLLERRPVIIQKITLTNIARYLYVSREALSRARLLISK; encoded by the coding sequence ATTGGTACGAGCCGCTTAAAAAGAAATACCCGGTAGTAACCGATGCGGAGTGGGCTTTGCTTAATCGCATCGCCTCCGTTAAACACATCCGGAAAGGCGATCCTTTTTTAAAATACGGCAAAGTAGCCCGTTACTCGGCTTTTGTCATCTCGGGTTTGTTTAAATTTTCAATCCAGGATGAAGAGAGCGATGAAAAGATCATCAGGTTCGGCTTCCCGACGGATTTTCTGGCCAACTGTGAGAGTTATAACAAGAAAGCACCTTCGGCGGTGAGTATTACCGCGCTGGAGGATGCTGTAATTTTAAAACTGAACATCAAAAAACTGCAGCCGCTTTACGACCTGCACATGAACCTGCTGCATGTTAACCTGGATCTATATCGGGAAATATCAGAACAGCAATCAGAACACCAGCATATCCTTTCGCTGAAAAGCCCGCTGGGACGTTACCGCTATTTGCTGGAGCGCCGGCCGGTGATCATTCAAAAAATTACGCTGACCAATATTGCGCGTTACTTGTACGTCAGCCGGGAGGCACTGAGCCGGGCCAGGTTATTGATTTCCAAATAG